A part of Fibrobacter sp. UWP2 genomic DNA contains:
- a CDS encoding division/cell wall cluster transcriptional repressor MraZ → MNFTSFIGQAQTAIDGKGRTSFPRDFRRQLSAADGNEFVVTRGPDQTLRLFVLSEYEKFMADLDQRSDRRQTDLVRRGLCATFVELDGQNRILLPKILLEYAGLKDEVLYVQASGKTLELWNPDRFNAKYGLQTNEAMAAFDAAFYGEGLTEGPDGKR, encoded by the coding sequence ATGAATTTCACTTCTTTCATAGGACAAGCCCAGACGGCTATCGACGGAAAGGGGAGGACCTCCTTCCCCAGGGATTTCCGTCGTCAGCTTTCGGCTGCCGATGGGAATGAGTTCGTGGTCACTCGCGGACCGGACCAGACCCTGAGGTTGTTCGTCCTTTCGGAGTACGAGAAATTCATGGCGGACTTGGACCAGAGGTCCGACCGCCGTCAAACCGACCTAGTTCGGAGAGGCCTCTGCGCTACATTCGTAGAGCTAGACGGCCAAAATCGCATTTTACTCCCCAAGATTTTGTTGGAGTATGCTGGCCTTAAGGACGAAGTCCTTTACGTGCAGGCAAGCGGTAAGACTCTTGAATTATGGAACCCGGATCGCTTCAACGCCAAGTATGGCTTACAGACAAATGAAGCGATGGCTGCATTCGATGCTGCATTCTACGGTGAAGGTTTGACGGAGGGCCCGGATGGAAAACGCTGA